A window from Telopea speciosissima isolate NSW1024214 ecotype Mountain lineage chromosome 8, Tspe_v1, whole genome shotgun sequence encodes these proteins:
- the LOC122638358 gene encoding ferredoxin C 2, chloroplastic, whose translation MGLGIPCNFSLCASTCRKPAIFRDFSPVGNKRRVHNLTSRCWSTRAALETVAGIFDSERSRGCISSSSSTIPTHKVTVHDRKGGLVHEFLVPEDQYILHTAEAHNIALPFACRHGCCTSCAVRVKSGKIRQPEALGISAELKSKGYALLCVGFPSSDIEVETQDEDEVYWLQFGRYFARGPVERDDYALELAMGDE comes from the exons ATGGGTCTCGGAATCCCCTGTAATTTCTCTTTGTGCGCTTCAACTTGCCGGAAACCAGCCATTTTCCGTGATTTTTCTCCAGTTGGAAACAAAAGGCGCGTCCATAATCTGACGAGTAGATGCTGGTCTACGAGAGCTGCACTTGAAACGGTGGCTGGGATCTTTGACTCTGAACGCAGCCGGGGCTGTATTTCGTCGTCGTCGTCGACGATTCCGACACATAAAGTCACAGTTCACGACCGAAAGGGAGGGCTTGTTCATGAATTCCTCGTTCCCGAG GATCAGTATATATTACACACGGCTGAAGCTCACAACATAGCTCTGCCATTTGCTTGCAGGCACG GTTGTTGTACTAGCTGTGCTGTTCGTGTAAAATCTGGGAAAATAAGGCAACCTGAGGCCCTTGGGATATCTGCTGAATTAAAGTCAAAG GGTTATGCACTGCTTTGTGTGGGTTTCCCGTCTTCTGACATTGAAGTTGAGACCCAGGATGAGGATGAG GTATATTGGCTTCAATTTGGAAGATATTTTGCACGAGGACCAGTC GAAAGAGATGACTATGCACTGGAGTTGGCCATGGGTGATGAGTGA